From a region of the Calonectris borealis chromosome 2, bCalBor7.hap1.2, whole genome shotgun sequence genome:
- the PRDM14 gene encoding PR domain zinc finger protein 14, whose protein sequence is MALSLAGESVPADGGEALGMSPASLAAYYPPFLPPAQYFEAAPDFLQPLKSLGGLVPASPPLPPFSFSRVPAFLSQPPPLPAEPFPGLPLPLYAKPPAPFPPREGSPRAAGALGSPPPPYPSPPRRAARSPGASGAAGQSYRYHFTEEELNAVLYGALRSSQLAGSLHAISGLRVPPASAADSSSAPLLDRDSLQLPEGLSVLRVAYGDVSQLGVFCTDPIPKGVRFGPFQGKVVNTSEIKTYDDNSLMWEIFEYGRLSHFIDGKGASGNWMSLVNCARFPEEQNLTAIQCQGQIFYESCKEILPKQELLVWYGDCYVQFLGIPITLKGMPEAKRPPQHPEEAGESFKCERCGKVFAYKYYRDKHLKYTRCVDQGDRKFPCHLCNRSFEKRDRLRIHILHVHEKHRPHKCSVCGKSFSQSSSLNKHMRVHSGERPYKCVYCNKAFTASSILRTHIRQHSGEKPFKCKHCGKAFASHAAHDSHVRRTHSKEKGCTCSVCGQHFPEQEDYHFHMKMHAAH, encoded by the exons ATGGCGCTGTCCCTTGCCGGCGAGTCGGTCCCCGCAGACGGCGGAGAGGCGCTCGGGATGAGCCCCGCCAGCCTCGCTGCCTATTacccccctttcctccctcccgccCAGTACTTCGAGGCGGCCCCCGACTTCTTACAGCCCCTGAAATCCCTGGGCGGGCTGGTGCCCGCCTCCCCGCCTCTGCCCCCCTTCAGCTTCAGCAGGGTCCCCGCTTTCCTGAGCCAGCCGCCCCCCCTGCCCGCCGAGCCCTTCCccggcctccccctgcccctctaCGCCAAGCCACcggcccccttcccccccagggAGGGCTCTCCCCGCGCGGCGGGGGCCCTGGGCTCGCCCCCGCCGCCCTACCCGAGCCCCCCGCGCAgggctgcccgcagcccgggggccagcggggcggcggggcagagcTACAGGTACCACTTCACCGAGGAGGAGCTCAACGCGGTGCTGTACGGGGCGCTCCGGAGCAGCCAGCTGGCCGGGAGCCTCCACGCCATCTCGGGGCTCCGGGTGCCCCCCGCAA GTGCTGCGGACTCCTCCTCCGCCCCGCTGCTCGACAGGGACTCGCTGCAGCTGCCCGAAG GGCTCTCGGTGCTGCGGGTGGCTTACGGGGACGTGTCTCAGCTCGGAGTCTTCTGCACGGACCCCATCCCCAAAGGAGTCCGCTTCGGCCCTTTCCAAGGCAAAGTGGTCAACACCAGCGAGATCAAGACTTACGACGACAACTCGCTGATGTGGGAG ATCTTTGAATACGGGCGCCTGAGCCACTTCATAGACGGGAAGGGGGCCTCTGGCAACTGGATGTCCCTGGTGAACTGCGCCAGGTTCCCCGAGGAGCAGAATTTGACGGCTATCCAGTGCCAGGGGCAAATCTTCTACGAGAGCTGCAAGGAAATCTTACCgaagcaggagctgctggtgtggtACGGCGATTGCTACGTGCAGTTCCTGGGCATCCCCATCACCCTGAAGGGCATGCCGGAGGCGAAGAGACCCCCGCAGCACCCCGAAG AAGCCGGGGAGAGCTTTAAGTGTGAGCGCTGCGGCAAGGTTTTTGCCTACAAGTACTACCGGGACAAGCACCTCAAGTACACCCGCTGCGTGGACCAGGGGGACCGCAAATTTCCTTGTCACCTTTGTAACCGATCCTTTGAAAAAAGAGACAGGCTGAGGATCCATATTCTCCACGTTCACGAAAAGCACAGACCTCACAAG tgctcaGTGTGTGGGAAGAGTTTTTCTCAGTCCTCCAGCCTGAACAAACACATGAGGGTTCACTCCGGGGAGCGCCCCTACAAATGTGTCTACTGCAACAAG GCATTCACGGCATCCAGCATCCTGCGCACTCACATCCGCCAGCACTCGGGGGAGAAGCCCTTCAAGTGCAAGCACTGCGGCAAAGCCTTCGCCTCGCATGCAGCCCACGACAGCCACGTGCGCCGCACGCACAGCAAGGAGAAGGGCTGCACTTGCTCGGTGTGCGGCCAGCACTTCCCGGAGCAGGAGGATTACCACTTCCACATGAAGATGCACGCCGCCCATTAG